In Limosilactobacillus sp. WILCCON 0051, a single window of DNA contains:
- the pdhA gene encoding pyruvate dehydrogenase (acetyl-transferring) E1 component subunit alpha, which produces MKKLDFEELKHNPEIKPLQVLDEDGKVVNPDLMPDLSDEELVELFKQMVWSRVLGDRTMKLCRQGRLGFFAPTAGEEASQMGSNFAMSKDDFLLGGYRDVPQLVKHGLPMWKGFLWSKGHVNGNKYPEELNAVPPQIIIGAQYAQTAGVALGLKKKGAKNVAYTYTGDGGTSQGDFYEGVNFASAFKAPALFFVQNNLYAISVPRKAQTAAPTLAQKAVASGIPGLQVDGMDALAVYSVAKQARDWITAGNGPVLIETLCYRYGPHTTAGDVPRRYRSEDEEDIWLKKDPLIRMRKFLESKGLWDEDQEKACVEAANKEVDDAMQEVESQPTQTVTELMQNEYVVTPPAIQKELDAYQAKEAK; this is translated from the coding sequence ATGAAAAAGTTGGATTTTGAGGAGCTGAAACATAACCCCGAAATCAAGCCGCTTCAAGTTCTGGACGAAGATGGCAAAGTCGTCAACCCCGATTTGATGCCTGACCTGAGTGATGAAGAGTTGGTTGAACTGTTTAAGCAGATGGTTTGGTCGCGAGTATTGGGTGACCGTACCATGAAGCTTTGTCGGCAGGGCCGGTTGGGATTCTTTGCCCCGACTGCCGGTGAGGAAGCCAGTCAAATGGGTTCCAACTTCGCAATGAGCAAGGATGACTTTCTGCTCGGCGGCTACCGTGACGTGCCACAGCTGGTTAAGCACGGTCTGCCAATGTGGAAGGGATTCTTGTGGAGCAAGGGCCACGTTAACGGCAACAAGTACCCTGAGGAATTAAATGCCGTTCCGCCTCAGATCATCATCGGTGCCCAATATGCCCAGACGGCCGGCGTGGCACTTGGTCTGAAGAAGAAGGGTGCCAAGAACGTTGCCTACACCTACACTGGTGATGGCGGTACCTCACAGGGTGACTTTTATGAAGGGGTCAACTTTGCCAGTGCCTTTAAAGCACCGGCCCTGTTCTTCGTACAAAACAACCTGTACGCAATCTCGGTTCCAAGAAAGGCTCAGACGGCAGCGCCAACCTTGGCTCAAAAGGCTGTTGCCAGCGGGATTCCTGGACTGCAGGTTGATGGGATGGATGCCTTGGCTGTCTACAGCGTTGCCAAGCAGGCTCGTGACTGGATCACGGCCGGCAATGGTCCCGTCCTGATCGAAACGCTGTGCTACCGTTATGGACCGCACACGACGGCTGGTGACGTGCCACGTCGTTACCGTTCCGAAGATGAAGAAGATATCTGGCTGAAGAAGGATCCACTGATTCGGATGCGCAAGTTCTTAGAGAGCAAGGGCCTTTGGGATGAAGACCAGGAAAAGGCCTGCGTTGAAGCAGCCAACAAGGAAGTCGATGACGCAATGCAGGAAGTTGAATCACAGCCAACGCAGACCGTTACCGAACTGATGCAAAACGAGTATGTGGTTACGCCGCCAGCAATTCAAAAAGAGCTGGATGCTTACCAAGCAAAGGAGGCTAAGTAA
- the lpdA gene encoding dihydrolipoyl dehydrogenase, producing the protein MVVGDFAIDLDTIVVGAGPGGYVAAVHAAEMGQKVAVVESTYLGGVCLNVGCIPSKALIQVGHNYQTAKNSADQGVEVSDAKLDFEKVQAFKNSVVKRMTNGVGFLFKEHKIELIKGTAYLKNDHSLRVINDQHGQTYTFKHLILAMGSHPIEIPGFKFEGRVLDSTGALALKEVPKELVIIGGGYIGSELANAYANFGAHVTILEGTKSILGNYEPDLVKVALKDFKAKGIDVITSAMAKQAEQTEDGVKVTYAVGDQEHTVAADYVVVSVGRRPNTKDMGLEQAGIKLDKRGLIEVDAQGRTSVKNIFAIGDIVAGAALAHKASYEGKVAAEAISGKPTTVDYHAMPAVCYLDNEIATTGLTESEAKEKGLDVKTAKFPFMANGRAVSMKATEGFVRLVFMKDTHVMVGAQIVGPDASDLISELTLAIESGNEIDDIALTIHPHPTLSETLMDAADVGLGMPTNI; encoded by the coding sequence ATGGTTGTTGGTGATTTTGCAATTGATTTGGATACCATCGTAGTTGGCGCGGGCCCTGGCGGCTATGTTGCTGCCGTTCACGCTGCCGAAATGGGACAAAAGGTTGCCGTAGTGGAAAGTACCTATCTTGGCGGTGTTTGCTTAAATGTCGGCTGTATTCCATCAAAGGCTTTGATTCAGGTTGGCCATAACTATCAAACGGCCAAGAACTCAGCTGATCAAGGCGTTGAAGTCAGCGATGCCAAGCTTGATTTTGAAAAGGTTCAGGCATTTAAGAACAGCGTCGTAAAGCGCATGACCAATGGGGTTGGTTTCCTGTTCAAAGAGCACAAGATTGAATTGATCAAGGGAACGGCTTATCTCAAAAACGACCACAGCCTGCGCGTTATCAATGATCAGCATGGTCAGACCTACACGTTTAAGCATCTGATCTTGGCAATGGGCAGTCATCCAATTGAAATTCCAGGCTTTAAGTTTGAAGGTCGCGTTCTGGATTCAACCGGCGCGCTGGCTTTAAAGGAAGTGCCAAAGGAATTGGTCATTATTGGCGGAGGCTACATTGGCAGCGAATTAGCCAATGCCTATGCCAACTTTGGAGCACACGTTACGATTCTGGAAGGTACCAAGTCGATTCTGGGCAACTATGAACCCGATCTGGTCAAGGTTGCACTTAAAGACTTTAAGGCTAAGGGAATTGACGTGATTACCAGTGCCATGGCTAAGCAGGCTGAACAAACCGAAGATGGCGTAAAGGTTACCTATGCCGTTGGCGACCAAGAACATACGGTGGCTGCCGATTATGTCGTCGTTTCCGTCGGCCGGCGTCCCAACACTAAAGACATGGGCCTTGAACAAGCCGGCATCAAGCTTGACAAACGCGGCTTAATCGAGGTTGACGCGCAAGGACGAACCAGCGTCAAGAACATCTTTGCGATTGGCGATATCGTTGCTGGTGCCGCGTTAGCACACAAGGCCAGCTATGAAGGCAAGGTCGCTGCCGAAGCAATCTCTGGCAAGCCAACAACCGTCGACTACCACGCAATGCCGGCTGTCTGCTATCTTGACAATGAGATTGCCACGACTGGGCTGACTGAATCTGAGGCAAAAGAAAAGGGATTGGACGTCAAGACTGCCAAGTTCCCATTCATGGCTAATGGTCGGGCCGTATCCATGAAGGCAACGGAAGGCTTTGTCCGGCTGGTATTTATGAAGGACACGCATGTCATGGTCGGTGCTCAGATCGTGGGGCCGGATGCTTCAGATCTGATCAGTGAGCTGACTTTGGCAATCGAATCAGGAAATGAGATTGATGACATTGCATTGACGATTCATCCGCACCCAACTCTTTCAGAAACATTGATGGATGCTGCTGATGTCGGCCTTGGAATGCCAACCAATATTTAA
- a CDS encoding L-lactate dehydrogenase, with the protein MSYRQQKVVLIGDGAVGSAYAFAMVQQGLAEEFAIINHTKSKGEGDTLDLEDATVFTSPKKVESADYSVCRDADLVVICAGAAQKPGETRLQLINKNLKIMADVTQNVVKSGFNGIFLVAANPVDILTYAVQKISGFPTSRVISSGTLLDTARLRVALAKEFNVSPADVSANVLGEHGDSEFAAYSSAAIGGKNLLQIAKEEGISEERLKRIEDETRHKAYEIINRKGATYYGVATALMRITKAILRNENAVLPIGAYVNGEYGVHDLYLGTPAVINAHGVEQVIDVQLDEREQKAMAHSAAVLREAVDRGMKETGLNKDVVSLVANA; encoded by the coding sequence ATGTCTTATCGACAACAAAAAGTCGTGCTGATTGGTGACGGTGCGGTTGGTTCTGCCTATGCATTTGCCATGGTTCAGCAAGGATTGGCAGAAGAATTCGCAATTATCAACCACACCAAGAGCAAGGGTGAAGGCGACACGCTGGACTTAGAGGATGCGACGGTCTTTACCTCACCAAAAAAGGTTGAATCAGCCGACTATTCGGTCTGCCGCGATGCCGACTTGGTCGTGATCTGTGCCGGGGCTGCCCAAAAGCCTGGCGAAACCCGGCTGCAATTGATCAACAAGAATCTCAAGATCATGGCTGATGTTACGCAAAACGTGGTTAAGTCCGGCTTTAACGGCATCTTCTTAGTGGCGGCCAACCCAGTCGACATTCTGACCTATGCCGTCCAAAAAATCTCCGGTTTCCCAACCAGTCGTGTAATCAGCTCCGGCACGCTGTTGGACACGGCACGGCTGCGCGTGGCTTTGGCTAAGGAGTTCAACGTCAGCCCTGCCGATGTATCAGCTAACGTGTTAGGCGAACATGGCGATTCTGAATTTGCGGCCTACTCATCAGCAGCAATCGGTGGCAAGAACCTGCTGCAGATTGCCAAAGAAGAAGGTATTTCAGAAGAACGTCTCAAGCGAATTGAAGATGAAACTCGTCACAAAGCCTACGAAATTATCAACCGGAAAGGTGCGACCTACTATGGCGTTGCCACGGCCTTGATGCGGATTACCAAGGCTATTCTGCGCAATGAGAATGCCGTTTTGCCAATTGGTGCCTATGTTAACGGCGAATATGGCGTTCACGACCTTTATCTGGGGACGCCAGCTGTCATCAATGCGCATGGGGTTGAGCAGGTTATTGACGTTCAGCTTGACGAACGCGAACAAAAAGCAATGGCACATTCCGCGGCCGTTCTGCGTGAAGCAGTTGATCGCGGCATGAAGGAAACGGGTCTGAATAAAGATGTCGTTTCGCTGGTTGCTAATGCATAA
- a CDS encoding LrgB family protein, with protein MFSQSMVLPYTGILISLAGYLLGMWLFKISHGFFLFTPLLVGMVFGIAVLAIWAKGIGSTTAAVYTKYYLPGGNIIFWFLNPATVAFAIPLYRRNDIFKKYWLDIVLTLFVGGFISLFGIQLVSKLFGLSRVSTAAMLPQAATTAVAMPIAKGVGGDPAVTAMACILNAVIIYALANFLIKIFRLKKISKVGTGLGLGSAGHTVGSAKALQLGSIEGAMASVAVVIVSLAMDILVPIYVNLFMK; from the coding sequence ATGTTTAGTCAATCAATGGTATTGCCTTATACCGGTATCTTAATCTCACTGGCTGGTTATCTTTTAGGGATGTGGCTGTTTAAGATCAGTCATGGGTTCTTCTTGTTTACGCCGCTTTTGGTCGGAATGGTCTTTGGAATTGCGGTTCTGGCAATCTGGGCTAAGGGCATCGGATCTACGACGGCAGCCGTCTACACTAAGTACTACCTGCCGGGCGGAAACATCATCTTCTGGTTCTTAAACCCGGCTACGGTTGCGTTTGCCATTCCGCTGTATCGTCGAAATGATATTTTCAAGAAGTACTGGCTTGATATTGTTTTGACGCTGTTTGTCGGTGGCTTTATCTCCTTGTTTGGGATTCAACTGGTTTCCAAGCTGTTTGGTCTGTCGCGAGTTTCCACGGCTGCCATGCTGCCACAAGCCGCAACGACTGCTGTTGCCATGCCAATTGCCAAGGGGGTTGGCGGTGACCCTGCCGTTACTGCCATGGCATGTATTTTAAACGCCGTCATCATCTACGCCCTGGCCAACTTCTTGATCAAGATCTTCCGCTTGAAGAAGATTTCCAAGGTTGGTACTGGTCTGGGTCTGGGTTCTGCTGGCCACACGGTTGGTTCTGCCAAGGCGCTGCAATTAGGTTCAATTGAAGGGGCAATGGCTTCGGTTGCCGTAGTTATCGTTTCGTTGGCAATGGACATTCTGGTTCCAATCTACGTCAACCTGTTCATGAAATAA
- a CDS encoding LytS/YhcK type 5TM receptor domain-containing protein, with protein sequence MGELAFLIAERVGLIILLAFILVNIRPFRRLLLDATPANLFKLALIFSAFAIISNLLGIEIDPDNHIMRETILWHVTPGYSVANVRILAVTVAGIVGGPGVGGLTGLVAGTHRMMQESWAADAWFYIVSSTLIGILSGMLYHKNRRHFVVMPPWQGFLVSLVMESIQMIFVVFFSPTHLKLAHFIALPMIVISSIGTAFFLMILSLYFRQEVDTRAVQTRSVMKLAVRTLPAFRHGLQSESARQVTDLILEYTDFDAVGIGNTEKTLAFAGAGSDHHYHDMPKADVPRFAKQALQNRQTQLAYNTGQIGCHNDHCPLQAGMAIPLTLGSRVLGVLTLYFKENWQLTPVEIQTGEGLGEILATQIVLGEKERQAGLLRDAELKSLQAQISPHFFFNSINTIIAISRFDSEKARFLLRELSTFFRSNLLGANQSKIPLKQEEAHVKAYLNLEQTRFPDKYDVEFYSSVDDQVLVPPFAIQVLVENAIHHAFGNRKTGNIINIWITKSGKYLEIRVADNGEGIDPAVIGKLGKEKIDSEQGSGTAMQNLNARLKGLYGDSAKMQIVTGKTGTSISLLIPYAQTKQDLNTEGASI encoded by the coding sequence ATGGGAGAACTGGCTTTTTTGATTGCAGAACGAGTGGGACTGATTATCCTGCTGGCCTTTATTCTGGTCAATATCCGGCCGTTTCGGCGGCTGCTTTTAGATGCCACGCCGGCCAATCTATTTAAATTGGCGCTGATTTTTTCAGCCTTTGCAATCATTTCTAATTTATTGGGGATTGAGATCGATCCTGATAATCATATTATGCGCGAAACCATTTTATGGCACGTCACTCCTGGCTATTCAGTGGCTAACGTCCGCATTCTGGCCGTAACGGTAGCCGGGATCGTTGGCGGACCTGGTGTTGGCGGACTGACGGGTCTGGTTGCCGGAACTCACCGAATGATGCAGGAAAGCTGGGCCGCGGATGCCTGGTTTTACATTGTCAGCTCGACTTTGATCGGGATTTTGTCTGGGATGCTGTACCACAAAAATCGCCGTCATTTTGTCGTCATGCCGCCATGGCAGGGCTTTTTGGTCAGTTTGGTGATGGAATCGATTCAGATGATCTTTGTCGTTTTCTTTAGTCCGACGCATTTAAAACTGGCCCACTTTATCGCGCTGCCGATGATTGTGATCAGTTCGATTGGGACGGCTTTTTTCCTGATGATTCTGTCTTTATATTTTCGCCAGGAAGTTGATACGCGCGCCGTTCAGACTCGTTCGGTAATGAAACTGGCAGTCAGGACGCTGCCGGCATTTCGCCATGGTCTGCAGTCAGAATCGGCGCGTCAGGTTACTGATCTGATCTTGGAGTATACTGATTTTGACGCGGTTGGCATTGGCAATACTGAAAAAACGCTGGCCTTTGCCGGAGCTGGCAGCGACCATCATTATCATGACATGCCAAAAGCTGATGTGCCGCGTTTTGCTAAACAGGCGCTGCAGAATCGGCAGACACAGCTGGCCTATAACACTGGACAGATTGGCTGTCATAACGATCATTGCCCCTTGCAGGCAGGGATGGCGATTCCCTTAACGTTGGGCAGCCGAGTACTAGGCGTTTTGACGCTGTATTTTAAGGAAAACTGGCAGCTGACCCCCGTTGAGATTCAAACCGGCGAGGGACTGGGTGAGATTTTAGCCACGCAGATCGTATTGGGCGAAAAAGAACGCCAGGCAGGACTGCTTAGAGATGCGGAGCTTAAGTCGCTGCAGGCCCAGATCAGTCCCCACTTTTTCTTTAATTCGATCAATACGATTATTGCCATCTCGCGTTTTGACAGTGAAAAGGCGCGGTTTCTGCTGCGTGAGCTCAGTACGTTTTTCCGTTCTAATCTGTTGGGTGCCAATCAATCCAAGATTCCGCTCAAACAAGAGGAAGCCCACGTTAAGGCCTATCTGAATCTAGAACAGACGCGCTTTCCCGACAAATATGACGTTGAGTTCTACAGCAGCGTTGATGATCAGGTGCTGGTTCCGCCATTTGCCATTCAGGTCTTGGTAGAAAACGCCATTCATCATGCATTTGGCAATCGCAAGACCGGCAACATCATTAATATCTGGATTACCAAATCCGGTAAGTATCTGGAAATAAGAGTAGCCGACAATGGCGAGGGAATCGATCCGGCAGTCATAGGCAAGCTTGGCAAGGAAAAAATTGATTCAGAGCAAGGGAGCGGTACGGCCATGCAGAATCTGAATGCGCGTTTGAAAGGTCTTTATGGCGACAGTGCCAAGATGCAGATCGTAACCGGCAAGACGGGGACTTCAATCTCGCTTTTGATACCTTATGCACAAACTAAACAGGATCTAAATACGGAAGGGGCATCTATATAA
- a CDS encoding CidA/LrgA family protein codes for MDKKEKQASAKEEKKAAPILVQMGIFAAILFVSQLISDLFPASFVVPTPLIGMVLLYILLAAHIVKLEQVEKFGDFMISMIAFLFVPSGVQLCGSLGLMKREGLQDICVIIISTIILLVVIAYVGNFFVKLHERLAHKQSNTASSSNASHAGTQHMAH; via the coding sequence ATGGATAAGAAGGAAAAACAAGCGTCAGCCAAGGAAGAAAAAAAGGCAGCGCCAATTCTGGTACAAATGGGCATTTTTGCCGCTATTCTGTTTGTCTCACAGCTGATTTCAGATTTGTTCCCAGCTAGTTTCGTAGTACCAACGCCACTGATTGGGATGGTGCTGCTCTACATTCTGTTGGCAGCTCACATCGTTAAACTGGAGCAGGTTGAAAAGTTTGGCGACTTTATGATCAGTATGATTGCCTTTCTATTCGTGCCATCTGGCGTTCAGCTCTGTGGCAGTCTGGGACTGATGAAGCGTGAAGGTCTTCAGGATATCTGCGTCATCATCATCTCCACGATTATCCTGCTGGTCGTAATTGCTTACGTGGGCAACTTCTTTGTTAAGCTGCATGAACGCTTGGCACATAAGCAGTCAAACACAGCGTCAAGCTCAAATGCAAGTCACGCGGGCACGCAGCATATGGCTCACTAA
- a CDS encoding alpha-ketoacid dehydrogenase subunit beta, whose protein sequence is MAKMTMIKAITAAMDEELAHDDKVMIFGEDVGKNGGVFRATDGLQEKYGNDRVFDTPLAESGIIGLANGMALEGFRPVPELQFMGFIYEAFDELAGQMARYRFRMGGTRKFPITVRAPFGGGVHTPELHSDSFEGLLTQVPGLRVVAPSGPYDAKGLLISAIRSDDPVFFCEHMKLYRSIKEEVPDEAYTVPLDKAAVKREGTDVSIITYGYMVQESLAAADELAKEGINAEVVDLRTLAPLDEDTILESVKKTGRVVLVQEAQKQAGVGGQLASLIGEKGILYLDAPIARVAAPDTPYPFSDAEEVWLPNKQDIVDKVKETVNF, encoded by the coding sequence ATGGCTAAGATGACAATGATCAAGGCAATCACGGCTGCCATGGATGAAGAGCTTGCTCATGATGACAAGGTAATGATCTTTGGTGAAGACGTTGGTAAAAACGGTGGTGTCTTCCGGGCAACTGATGGTCTGCAGGAAAAATATGGCAACGATCGCGTATTCGACACGCCGCTGGCTGAATCCGGCATTATCGGGCTGGCTAACGGGATGGCGCTGGAAGGCTTCCGTCCCGTACCAGAACTGCAGTTTATGGGCTTTATCTACGAAGCCTTTGATGAGCTGGCTGGTCAGATGGCGCGCTACCGCTTCCGGATGGGTGGCACGCGCAAGTTCCCAATCACGGTGCGGGCTCCATTTGGTGGTGGGGTACACACGCCAGAACTGCACTCAGACAGCTTTGAAGGCCTGCTGACTCAGGTTCCTGGGCTGCGCGTGGTTGCGCCAAGTGGTCCTTATGACGCCAAGGGACTTTTGATCTCGGCAATCCGCTCTGATGATCCGGTCTTCTTCTGTGAACACATGAAGCTTTACCGCTCGATCAAAGAAGAAGTGCCTGATGAAGCCTACACTGTTCCATTGGACAAGGCAGCCGTCAAGCGCGAGGGCACTGACGTATCCATCATCACGTATGGCTACATGGTTCAAGAAAGTCTGGCAGCTGCTGATGAACTGGCCAAGGAAGGCATCAATGCTGAAGTCGTTGACCTGCGTACGCTGGCACCGCTTGATGAAGATACGATCCTGGAATCCGTTAAGAAGACGGGCCGCGTCGTACTGGTTCAAGAAGCTCAAAAGCAAGCCGGCGTTGGTGGTCAGTTGGCCTCGCTGATCGGTGAAAAAGGCATTTTGTACCTGGATGCACCAATTGCGCGGGTAGCTGCTCCGGACACGCCATATCCATTCAGTGATGCCGAAGAAGTATGGCTGCCTAACAAGCAAGATATCGTTGACAAGGTTAAGGAAACCGTCAACTTTTAA
- a CDS encoding lipoate--protein ligase, with product MQYLAMPSEDIRRNLATEQYLMNSDKMKLPFMLFYIEKPCIIVGRNQNTMEEINAEYCREHDITITRRLSGGGAMYQDLGNMCFSFVVPADEIRFGDFKDLVKPIVDALHDMGATGAETTGRNDIVIDGKKFSGNAMYTRNGRTFSHGTLMYDVDTSAVASALHVPKDKIESKGIKSVRARVTNVKPYLKPEFQNLTTQQFRDELIKRIWHVDSVEKAKQFEYQLTPEDEAAISELEKRYYDNWDWVYGKSPKFSVKKRQHFDGGTIDARFLVEDGRINDLKIYGDFFGTGDVADVQNALIGQPYDQDAMQQALAKLDLKRYFVGIDPEAVINLLTKQH from the coding sequence ATGCAATATTTAGCAATGCCTAGTGAGGATATCCGTCGCAATCTGGCAACTGAGCAGTATCTGATGAACAGCGACAAAATGAAGCTGCCATTTATGCTGTTTTATATCGAAAAGCCTTGCATTATCGTGGGACGCAATCAAAACACGATGGAAGAAATCAATGCCGAGTACTGTCGTGAACATGATATTACGATTACGCGGCGTCTGTCGGGTGGCGGCGCGATGTATCAGGATCTGGGCAACATGTGCTTTAGTTTTGTCGTTCCTGCCGATGAGATTCGATTCGGCGACTTTAAGGACCTGGTCAAGCCAATCGTTGATGCACTGCATGACATGGGCGCAACCGGGGCGGAAACCACTGGACGCAACGACATTGTAATTGATGGCAAGAAATTTTCTGGCAATGCCATGTACACGCGCAACGGCCGGACCTTTTCACACGGGACGCTGATGTATGACGTTGATACCAGCGCGGTTGCTTCTGCATTGCACGTCCCAAAAGACAAAATCGAGTCAAAAGGCATCAAATCGGTACGGGCGCGAGTTACCAACGTTAAGCCATACCTTAAGCCGGAATTTCAAAATCTGACGACGCAGCAGTTTAGAGATGAATTGATCAAACGCATCTGGCATGTCGATTCGGTCGAGAAGGCCAAGCAGTTTGAATATCAGCTGACGCCTGAAGATGAAGCAGCGATTTCTGAATTGGAAAAACGCTACTACGATAATTGGGACTGGGTATATGGCAAGTCACCAAAGTTCTCAGTTAAAAAACGGCAGCATTTCGATGGCGGAACCATTGATGCCCGTTTCCTGGTTGAAGATGGCCGCATCAATGACTTGAAGATCTATGGCGATTTCTTTGGTACCGGTGACGTAGCCGATGTCCAAAACGCCTTGATCGGGCAGCCTTATGATCAGGATGCCAT
- a CDS encoding LytTR family DNA-binding domain-containing protein, with protein MKVLIVDDEPLARNELHYLLEKNTLVNQIDEADGVMTADQKVNATHPDLVFLDIKLDDGNGMALARRWKKLPQPPAIVFATAYDNYAIDAFNEAAVDYVLKPFDPDRINEAVARVAKLLGNAEQSEDVAEQTAWQNPRLSITIDDKTMVIQKRDVMYIETQGGYTHLHLRNDKLLISRQTLTSIAQLLDPKHFLRIHRGFIVNLDEIDEMQPSFNHTYELTLKDGSKIPVSRSYVAKTKKAIGLQ; from the coding sequence ATGAAAGTACTGATTGTTGATGATGAACCGCTGGCCAGAAATGAACTGCACTATCTATTGGAGAAAAACACGCTGGTCAATCAGATTGATGAGGCCGATGGGGTGATGACGGCTGATCAAAAAGTCAATGCCACGCATCCCGATCTGGTCTTTTTGGACATCAAACTAGATGATGGCAACGGTATGGCACTGGCCAGACGTTGGAAAAAGCTGCCTCAGCCACCAGCAATCGTTTTTGCCACGGCTTATGACAACTACGCAATCGATGCGTTTAATGAAGCGGCCGTTGACTATGTTTTAAAGCCGTTTGACCCGGATCGAATCAACGAAGCCGTTGCCAGAGTCGCCAAGCTTTTGGGCAATGCGGAACAGTCAGAAGACGTTGCTGAACAGACTGCCTGGCAGAATCCGCGGCTGTCGATTACGATTGATGACAAGACGATGGTGATTCAAAAACGCGATGTGATGTATATTGAGACCCAAGGCGGCTACACGCATCTGCATCTCAGAAACGATAAGCTCTTGATCAGTCGGCAGACGCTAACCAGTATTGCTCAGCTCTTGGATCCAAAGCATTTTTTGCGGATTCATCGGGGATTTATTGTTAATCTGGACGAGATTGACGAAATGCAGCCCAGTTTTAATCATACCTACGAGCTAACGTTAAAAGACGGCAGCAAAATTCCAGTCAGCAGGTCATATGTGGCTAAAACCAAGAAGGCAATCGGACTGCAGTAG
- a CDS encoding dihydrolipoamide acetyltransferase family protein codes for MSKYEFKMPELGEGMAEGTIGEWHVKVGDTIQKDADMVEIENDKSTSEIPSPVDGKVTKINFEKGDDVTVGQVLIEFEVADGQGNVDAGAEAESDASAAPEPSAAPAPSTASVAPASAPAASAPAAAPSAADHSLPVLAMPAVRRYAREKGADLAQIAGTGRHGQILKTDVDAFLAGGAKAAPAAAEPETPQTAGAVAIEQPALPKGSAEWPLHDEKMTPVRKATAKAMIRSVQQIPMIHVFDDVVVDKLWDHRKKYKELAKEHGVHLTFMAYLTKALAVIMKEYPIFNSMVDMADQKIVYRDYINVGIATDTDRGLFVPNVKHADSMSLFDIARQISANTEKAKEGKLSGDDMSHTGMSITNIGSIGGGFFTPIINWPEVAILGMGRIVEEPVVVDHEIKVAKVLKLSLACDHRVIDGGTAQRAMNRLKELLSDPELLLMEG; via the coding sequence ATGAGCAAATATGAATTCAAAATGCCAGAACTTGGTGAAGGGATGGCAGAAGGCACGATTGGCGAATGGCACGTTAAGGTTGGCGACACCATTCAAAAAGACGCCGATATGGTTGAAATCGAAAACGACAAGTCAACCTCTGAAATTCCATCACCAGTCGATGGCAAGGTAACCAAGATCAATTTTGAAAAGGGCGACGATGTTACGGTTGGCCAAGTACTGATCGAATTTGAGGTTGCTGATGGTCAAGGTAATGTTGATGCCGGTGCCGAAGCAGAAAGCGATGCCAGTGCTGCTCCTGAGCCAAGTGCCGCCCCAGCACCAAGCACTGCTTCAGTTGCCCCAGCATCAGCGCCAGCCGCTTCTGCTCCAGCGGCTGCTCCTAGTGCTGCCGACCACTCCCTGCCAGTACTGGCAATGCCAGCCGTACGTCGCTATGCACGCGAAAAAGGTGCCGATTTGGCTCAGATTGCCGGTACCGGTCGTCATGGCCAGATTCTAAAGACTGACGTTGACGCCTTCTTGGCTGGCGGTGCCAAGGCTGCCCCAGCTGCTGCTGAACCGGAAACGCCTCAAACGGCAGGTGCGGTTGCTATTGAACAGCCAGCACTGCCAAAGGGTTCCGCTGAATGGCCACTGCACGATGAAAAGATGACGCCAGTTCGCAAGGCAACGGCTAAGGCCATGATCCGCTCCGTACAGCAGATTCCAATGATTCATGTCTTTGATGACGTAGTGGTTGACAAGCTTTGGGATCACCGCAAGAAGTACAAGGAACTGGCTAAAGAGCATGGCGTTCACCTGACGTTTATGGCCTACCTGACCAAGGCACTGGCCGTAATCATGAAGGAATACCCAATCTTTAACTCAATGGTGGACATGGCTGACCAAAAGATCGTCTACCGTGACTACATCAACGTCGGTATTGCTACGGACACGGATCGCGGTCTGTTCGTACCAAACGTTAAGCATGCTGATTCCATGAGTCTGTTTGACATCGCGCGTCAAATCAGCGCCAATACCGAAAAGGCTAAGGAAGGCAAGCTTTCTGGTGATGATATGAGCCACACTGGCATGTCGATCACCAATATCGGCTCAATTGGCGGCGGCTTCTTTACGCCAATCATCAACTGGCCGGAAGTAGCCATCCTGGGTATGGGACGCATTGTTGAAGAACCAGTCGTTGTTGATCACGAAATCAAGGTTGCCAAGGTCTTGAAACTGTCGCTGGCCTGCGATCACCGGGTAATTGACGGTGGTACGGCACAGCGGGCAATGAACCGGCTCAAGGAATTGTTGAGTGATCCAGAACTGTTATTGATGGAAGGGTGA